The Synchiropus splendidus isolate RoL2022-P1 chromosome 8, RoL_Sspl_1.0, whole genome shotgun sequence genome has a window encoding:
- the LOC128764059 gene encoding collagenase 3-like: MILWLLLPLASQVAALPLHSDSKWLLADKYLRRYYGLAAGLQLRQRPSATFQSKLKDMQRFFQLQVTGRLDPSTLALMQQPRCGVPDLGEYNHFPRSLKWQNTNVTFRILNYTPDLEQAEVDSAIRRALAVWSRVTPLRFRKLHRGTADIMISFGANEHGDHNPFDGPNGLLAHAYPPGPGLGGDTHFDEDEQWSQDSTGYNLFIVAAHELGHALGMSHSSDPGALMYPVYSYTKGYPLSEDDIHGIQALYGPNPNHRKVKPKPDAPNKCDPELSFDAATELRGETIIFKDRFYWRLHPQMPEAEQTLIKSTWPSLPNKVDAAYENPEKDLVIIFSGIRMWALNGYSLVEGYPKYIHKLGLPKSVREVDAAVHIRDTGKTLLFAEEDYWSYDEATGTMDSGFPRSIEKDFPGMEDEVDAAVYHYGYLYFFNEHLQYEYSYNSRKVTRILRANSMLNC, from the exons ATGATCCTGTGGCTGCTCCTGCCTCTGGCCTCCCAGGTGGCGGCTCTGCCGCTGCACTCTGACTCCAAGTGGCTGTTAGCGGAC AAATACCTGCGGCGCTACTACGGTCTGGCAGCCGGGCTCCAGCTGCGACAGAGGCCCTCCGCCACCTTCCAGTCCAAGCTCAAGGACATGCAGAGGTTCTTCCAGCTGCAG GTCACCGGCCGCCTGGACCCCAGCACGCTGGCGCTGATGCAGCAGCCACGATGTGGCGTCCCAGACCTCGGAGAGTACAACCACTTCCCCCGGAGCCTCAAGTGGCAGAACACCAACGTCACCTTCAG AATCCTGAACTACACACCGGACCTGGAGCAGGCGGAGGTGGACAGCGCCATCCGCCGGGCGCTGGCCGTCTGGTCCCGGGTGACCCCGCTGAGGTTCAGGAAGCTGCACCGGGGCACGGCCGACATCATGATCAGCTTCGGCGCCAACG AACACGGAGATCACAACCCCTTTGACGGACCCAACGGCTTGCTGGCTCACGCCTACCCCCCGGGTCCAGGCCTCGGCGGCGACACCCACTTCGACGAGGACGAGCAGTGGAGCCAAGACTCCACAG GCTACAACCTCTTCATCGTGGCGGCCCACGAGTTGGGCCACGCCCTGGGAATGTCCCACTCCTCAGACCCGGGCGCCCTGATGTACCCGGTCTACTCCTACACCAAAGGTTACCCGCTGTCCGAGGACGACATCCACGGCATCCAGGCGCTCTACG GCCCAAACCCCAACCACAGGAAAGTGAAACCCAAACCCGACGCACCCAACAAATGTGACCCCGAGTTGAGTTTTGACGCTGCGACTGAGCTCAGAGGAGAAACCATCATCTTTAAAGACAG GTTCTACTGGCGTCTTCATCCCCAGATGCCAGAAGCCGAGCAGACACTCATCAAGTCCACCTGGCCGTCCCTCCCCAACAAGGTGGATGCAGCATATGAGAACCCAGAGAAGGACCTGGTCATCATCTTCAGCG GGATTCGAATGTGGGCCTTGAACGGTTACAGCCTGGTGGAGGGTTACCCCAAGTACATCCACAAGCTCGGACTTCCCAAGTCGGTCAGGGAGGTGGACGCTGCTGTGCACATCAGGGACACTGGGAAGACGCTCCTCTTTGCCGAGGAAGACTACTGGAG CTACGATGAGGCCACAGGCACCATGGACAGCGGCTTCCCCAGATCCATCGAGAAGGATTTCCCAGGAATGGAAGACGAAGTTGACGCCGCTGTGTATCACTACG GCTACTTGTATTTCTTCAACGAGCATCTGCAGTACGAGTACAGCTACAACTCACGGAAGGTCACGCGCATCCTGAGGGCCAACTCCATGCTCAACTGCTGA
- the tsku gene encoding tsukushi isoform X1: MGSYHFSWAGLGHVRIVVQDNATRGDWPPLTAVMALFLWLCASVLAAAHGTEVKNCHPLCHCEVESFGLFHSFSLTRVECRGLGPSTSMPIPIPLDTAHLDLSSSGVGPLTDAMLSGPGYTTLVSLDLSSNAITGVSPKALSRLRYLESLDLSHNRLESLSSSCFSGLPLSDVDLSHNNFQHFDMEVLAAKVNGEPVTVDLSHNQLVSVSPPVKALHIQSLNLTANRLRSVPRLAGLPLRYLNLDANPVARITEGAFASLGDLLYLSLSGLPELRHIEAHSFVGLHGLQVLDLSNNPRLRELGPAVFTGLDSLQELNLSGSGVTTLPSNMLTHLPSVRTIALGRHALCWRTQKQGQFHPQLGQTQHDEVLSCNMEGVVS; the protein is encoded by the exons gCCGTGATGGCGCTCTTCCTGTGGCTCTGCGCGTCCGTCCTGGCAGCTGCCCACGGCACCGAAGTCAAGAACTGCCACCCTCTGTGCCACTGTGAGGTGGAGAGCTTCGGCCTGTTCCACAGCTTCAGTCTGACCAGAGTGGAGTGCCGTGGGCTGGGGCCCAGCACCTCCATGCCCATCCCCATCCCTCTGGACACGGCTCACCTGGACCTGTCGTCCAGCGGCGTGGGCCCGCTGACCGACGCCATGCTGAGCGGACCTGGCTACACCACGCTGGTCAGCCTGGACCTGAGCAGCAACGCGATCACCGGG GTGAGCCCCAAGGCTCTGTCGAGGCTACGGTACCTGGAGTCTCTGGATCTAAGCCACAACCGCCTGGAGAGCCTGTCATCCAGCTGCTTCTCGGGGCTCCCGCTGTCCGACGTGGACCTCAGCCATAACAACTTTCAGCACTTTGACATGGAGGTGTTGGCGGCCAAAGTCAACGGCGAACCGGTCACCGTGGACCTGTCTCACAACCAGCTTGTGTCTGTCTCGCCGCCAGTGAAAGCGCTGCACATTCAAAGCTTAAACTTGACGGCCAACCGGCTGCGCAGCGTGCCGAGGCTGGCGGGGCTTCCCCTGCGGTACCTCAACCTGGACGCCAACCCCGTCGCACGCATCACGGAGGGGGCCTTCGCCTCGCTGGGGGACCTGCTGTACTTGTCCCTCAGCGGGCTCCCGGAGCTGCGCCACATCGAGGCGCACAGTTTCGTGGGACTCCACGGCTTGCAGGTCTTGGATCTGTCCAACAACCCCCGGCTCAGGGAGCTGGGCCCGGCCGTCTTCACGGGGCTGGACTCCCTGCAGGAGCTGAATCTCTCGGGCTCCGGGGTGACCACCTTACCCAGCAACATGCTGACTCACCTGCCCAGCGTACGGACCATCGCTCTGGGCCGTCACGCCCTCTGCTGGCGGACGCAGAAGCAAGGGCAGTTCCACCCGCAGCTGGGTCAGACTCAGCACGATGAGGTGCTGAGCTGTAACATGGAGGGCGTTGTCTCCTGA
- the tsku gene encoding tsukushi isoform X2 — protein sequence MALFLWLCASVLAAAHGTEVKNCHPLCHCEVESFGLFHSFSLTRVECRGLGPSTSMPIPIPLDTAHLDLSSSGVGPLTDAMLSGPGYTTLVSLDLSSNAITGVSPKALSRLRYLESLDLSHNRLESLSSSCFSGLPLSDVDLSHNNFQHFDMEVLAAKVNGEPVTVDLSHNQLVSVSPPVKALHIQSLNLTANRLRSVPRLAGLPLRYLNLDANPVARITEGAFASLGDLLYLSLSGLPELRHIEAHSFVGLHGLQVLDLSNNPRLRELGPAVFTGLDSLQELNLSGSGVTTLPSNMLTHLPSVRTIALGRHALCWRTQKQGQFHPQLGQTQHDEVLSCNMEGVVS from the exons ATGGCGCTCTTCCTGTGGCTCTGCGCGTCCGTCCTGGCAGCTGCCCACGGCACCGAAGTCAAGAACTGCCACCCTCTGTGCCACTGTGAGGTGGAGAGCTTCGGCCTGTTCCACAGCTTCAGTCTGACCAGAGTGGAGTGCCGTGGGCTGGGGCCCAGCACCTCCATGCCCATCCCCATCCCTCTGGACACGGCTCACCTGGACCTGTCGTCCAGCGGCGTGGGCCCGCTGACCGACGCCATGCTGAGCGGACCTGGCTACACCACGCTGGTCAGCCTGGACCTGAGCAGCAACGCGATCACCGGG GTGAGCCCCAAGGCTCTGTCGAGGCTACGGTACCTGGAGTCTCTGGATCTAAGCCACAACCGCCTGGAGAGCCTGTCATCCAGCTGCTTCTCGGGGCTCCCGCTGTCCGACGTGGACCTCAGCCATAACAACTTTCAGCACTTTGACATGGAGGTGTTGGCGGCCAAAGTCAACGGCGAACCGGTCACCGTGGACCTGTCTCACAACCAGCTTGTGTCTGTCTCGCCGCCAGTGAAAGCGCTGCACATTCAAAGCTTAAACTTGACGGCCAACCGGCTGCGCAGCGTGCCGAGGCTGGCGGGGCTTCCCCTGCGGTACCTCAACCTGGACGCCAACCCCGTCGCACGCATCACGGAGGGGGCCTTCGCCTCGCTGGGGGACCTGCTGTACTTGTCCCTCAGCGGGCTCCCGGAGCTGCGCCACATCGAGGCGCACAGTTTCGTGGGACTCCACGGCTTGCAGGTCTTGGATCTGTCCAACAACCCCCGGCTCAGGGAGCTGGGCCCGGCCGTCTTCACGGGGCTGGACTCCCTGCAGGAGCTGAATCTCTCGGGCTCCGGGGTGACCACCTTACCCAGCAACATGCTGACTCACCTGCCCAGCGTACGGACCATCGCTCTGGGCCGTCACGCCCTCTGCTGGCGGACGCAGAAGCAAGGGCAGTTCCACCCGCAGCTGGGTCAGACTCAGCACGATGAGGTGCTGAGCTGTAACATGGAGGGCGTTGTCTCCTGA